Proteins from a genomic interval of Deltaproteobacteria bacterium:
- a CDS encoding phosphate-starvation-inducible E family protein, with product MTLYEHFEQTIAMVLSGVIAVIIVISLARLIHTVFVVFFVETFNPLDHGVFQTVFGMIMTLLIAMEFKHSILKVAMRRDSIIQVKTVVLIAIIAMGRKLVILDPETSPAKVASIAGATLALGIVHRLLREREDRLAQEEGESREG from the coding sequence ATGACGCTCTACGAGCACTTCGAGCAGACCATCGCCATGGTCCTCTCCGGCGTGATAGCCGTCATCATAGTCATCTCGCTTGCGCGGCTCATCCACACCGTCTTCGTCGTATTCTTCGTCGAGACGTTCAACCCCCTCGACCACGGCGTCTTCCAGACCGTCTTCGGCATGATCATGACCCTTCTCATCGCCATGGAGTTCAAGCACTCCATCCTGAAAGTGGCGATGAGAAGAGACAGCATCATACAGGTCAAGACGGTGGTCCTCATAGCAATAATCGCCATGGGGCGCAAGCTGGTGATCCTCGACCCCGAGACGAGCCCCGCCAAGGTGGCCTCCATCGCCGGCGCCACCCTGGCGCTCGGCATCGTCCACCGGCTGCTGCGCGAGCGCGAAGACCGCCTCGCACAGGAAGAGGGGGAGAGCCGCGAGGGCTGA
- a CDS encoding ATP-dependent metallopeptidase FtsH/Yme1/Tma family protein, whose translation MEQKTQWNIGYWIMALLLLLMLQEWWHTVSTVEPVPYSEFEEALEQGKVSEVIVSDQTLTGLLKEPEAGGKTVIVATRVEPDLAERLSRYDVPYRRVAESTWLREILSWVLPAVVFFAVWFFLFRRFAEKQGMGGFMSIGKSRAKVYMEKDTGVTFSDVAGVDEAKEELKEVVDFLRDPRRYGRLGAHIPKGVLLVGPPGTGKTLLAKAVAGEAGVPFFTISGSEFVEMFVGVGAARVRDLFEQARGRAPAIIFIDELDALGRARGAGGPVGGHDEREQTLNQLLVEMDGFDASVGLVILAATNRPEILDPALLRAGRFDRQVLVDRPDKKGRLEILKVHSRKIKLDPAVDLEQVAALTTGFSGADLANLVNEAALMATRRKADAVTIEDFTRAVERIIAGLEKKNRVLSEQERRTVAYHEMGHTLVALALPGTDPVHKVSIIPRGIGALGYTIQRPTEDRYLMTRRELENKIAVLLGGRAAEKLVFGELSTGAADDLAKATDIARDMVTRYGMDEDLGYIAYEPHHPRLLEVPEMAAGGCRVAESTQARIDDAIRTVIKEVFERAYAILEHNRPVLERCAQELLKSETLDEAALKALTAGLERPPAAPDPGDGGRSAPSPENSPSTPKRRDEKERE comes from the coding sequence ATGGAACAGAAGACTCAGTGGAATATCGGATACTGGATCATGGCCCTGCTGCTGCTGCTCATGCTCCAGGAGTGGTGGCATACCGTCAGCACCGTGGAGCCCGTGCCGTACAGCGAATTCGAGGAGGCCCTCGAGCAGGGGAAGGTCTCGGAGGTGATCGTTTCGGATCAGACCCTGACCGGGCTCCTCAAAGAGCCCGAGGCCGGTGGCAAGACCGTCATCGTCGCCACGAGGGTCGAGCCCGACCTCGCCGAGCGCCTCTCGCGCTACGACGTGCCCTACAGGCGGGTGGCCGAGAGCACCTGGCTGCGCGAGATACTCTCGTGGGTGCTGCCCGCCGTCGTCTTCTTCGCCGTCTGGTTCTTTCTCTTCCGCAGGTTCGCCGAGAAGCAGGGCATGGGCGGGTTCATGTCCATAGGCAAGAGCAGGGCCAAGGTCTACATGGAGAAGGACACGGGCGTGACCTTCTCCGATGTGGCCGGCGTGGACGAGGCCAAGGAGGAGCTCAAGGAGGTGGTCGACTTCCTCAGGGACCCCCGCCGCTACGGCAGGCTCGGCGCCCACATCCCCAAGGGGGTGCTCCTTGTCGGTCCCCCCGGAACGGGCAAGACACTGCTTGCCAAGGCCGTGGCCGGCGAGGCGGGCGTGCCCTTTTTCACCATCTCGGGCTCCGAGTTCGTCGAGATGTTCGTCGGAGTCGGCGCTGCGCGGGTGCGCGACCTCTTCGAGCAGGCCCGCGGCAGGGCACCGGCCATAATCTTCATCGACGAGCTCGACGCCCTCGGCAGGGCGCGCGGCGCCGGAGGCCCCGTGGGAGGCCACGACGAGCGCGAGCAGACGCTGAACCAGCTCCTCGTGGAGATGGACGGCTTCGACGCCTCCGTGGGACTCGTCATACTGGCGGCCACGAACAGGCCGGAGATACTGGACCCGGCGCTGCTGCGCGCCGGCCGCTTCGACCGCCAGGTGCTCGTCGACAGGCCCGACAAGAAGGGACGCCTGGAGATACTGAAGGTCCACAGCCGCAAGATAAAGCTCGACCCCGCAGTGGACCTCGAGCAGGTGGCCGCCCTGACGACGGGCTTTTCAGGGGCCGATCTCGCAAACCTCGTCAACGAGGCGGCCCTCATGGCCACGCGCCGCAAGGCCGACGCCGTGACCATCGAGGACTTCACCCGCGCCGTGGAGCGCATAATCGCGGGACTTGAAAAGAAGAACCGCGTGCTCAGCGAGCAGGAGCGGCGCACGGTGGCCTACCACGAGATGGGCCACACCCTCGTGGCGCTCGCCCTGCCGGGCACCGACCCGGTCCACAAGGTCTCCATCATCCCGCGCGGCATCGGGGCCCTGGGCTACACCATACAGCGTCCCACCGAAGACCGCTACCTCATGACGAGAAGGGAGCTCGAAAACAAGATCGCCGTGCTTCTCGGCGGGAGGGCGGCCGAGAAACTCGTCTTCGGCGAGCTCTCCACCGGCGCGGCCGACGACCTGGCAAAGGCCACCGACATCGCACGCGACATGGTGACCCGCTACGGCATGGACGAGGACCTCGGTTACATCGCCTACGAGCCGCACCACCCGCGCCTGCTCGAAGTGCCTGAAATGGCCGCGGGCGGCTGCCGCGTGGCCGAATCGACCCAGGCGCGCATCGACGACGCCATACGCACGGTCATAAAGGAGGTCTTCGAGCGGGCCTACGCCATCCTCGAACACAACCGCCCTGTCCTCGAACGGTGCGCACAGGAGCTCCTCAAGAGCGAAACGCTCGACGAGGCCGCCCTGAAGGCACTGACGGCCGGCCTCGAGAGACCGCCCGCTGCGCCGGACCCGGGGGATGGCGGCAGGTCCGCCCCATCCCCGGAAAACTCCCCCTCCACGCCGAAGAGACGAGATGAAAAAGAGAGAGAATAG
- a CDS encoding Hsp20/alpha crystallin family protein, which produces MDIRKLNPWNWFKHEKEESRSVPVRRGEARGEGSELPAVYSRDHIWNIHRELDRLFDDMFSRFDLAFPRLFERETALERLPGAVLRPSVDVKESAREYTITVEVPGVSEDDVKVELADGVLTISGEKKHEEEKKDEYYHSVERSYGYFRRVLSLPDDADEEGVEAKYKNGVLTITVPRRESAASKEKVKVIDVKKAD; this is translated from the coding sequence ATCGACATCAGAAAACTCAATCCCTGGAACTGGTTCAAACACGAAAAGGAGGAGTCCCGAAGCGTGCCCGTGCGCCGCGGCGAGGCGCGAGGCGAGGGCTCCGAGCTTCCCGCCGTCTACTCGAGGGACCATATCTGGAACATCCACCGCGAGCTGGACCGTCTCTTCGACGACATGTTTTCGCGCTTCGACCTCGCCTTTCCGCGCCTCTTCGAGAGGGAGACGGCGCTCGAGCGCCTGCCGGGCGCGGTGCTGAGGCCCAGCGTCGACGTCAAGGAGAGCGCAAGGGAGTACACCATCACCGTCGAGGTGCCCGGCGTCTCGGAGGACGACGTGAAGGTCGAGCTCGCAGACGGCGTGCTCACCATAAGCGGCGAGAAGAAACACGAGGAAGAGAAGAAAGACGAGTACTACCACAGCGTGGAGCGCTCGTACGGCTACTTCCGCCGCGTCCTCTCGCTGCCCGACGACGCTGACGAGGAGGGCGTGGAGGCGAAGTACAAGAACGGCGTGCTCACCATCACGGTGCCGCGCAGGGAGTCCGCCGCCTCGAAGGAGAAGGTGAAGGTCATCGACGTCAAGAAGGCGGACTGA
- a CDS encoding Zn-dependent protease — MWIALGAALFSLVVEPAAASRLTLALYRARPITPAQAPRLYEAVEELSRRAALPAAPLLYYAPTPVVNAFAVGTRRNPAIALTDGLLRTLTLRETAAVLSHETAHIANGDLRVMSLADYVSRLTGLFALTGQLLLILALPAVALGAVKVNLWGLLALAVSPHLAVLAQLGLSRVREYDADLLAVRLTGDPEGLASALAKIERVNRSWRTWLLPGWGNPYPSWLRTHPPTEERIRRLLETQQQQQTPWQHDPIGFTAFSPVRPRPRWHLHGLWR, encoded by the coding sequence ATGTGGATCGCCCTCGGCGCGGCCCTCTTCTCCCTCGTCGTCGAGCCCGCGGCGGCGTCGAGACTCACGCTCGCCCTCTACCGCGCCCGTCCCATAACCCCGGCCCAGGCGCCCAGGCTCTACGAGGCGGTCGAGGAGCTTTCGCGCCGGGCCGCCCTTCCGGCCGCGCCACTCCTCTACTACGCGCCCACACCGGTGGTCAACGCCTTTGCCGTGGGCACGCGCCGGAATCCGGCCATAGCCCTGACCGACGGGTTGCTGCGCACATTGACCCTGCGCGAGACGGCGGCCGTCCTCTCGCACGAGACGGCCCACATCGCAAACGGTGATCTCCGCGTCATGAGCCTGGCCGACTACGTGAGCAGGCTGACCGGACTCTTCGCCCTGACGGGACAGCTCCTCCTGATCCTCGCCCTGCCGGCCGTCGCGCTCGGCGCGGTGAAGGTGAACCTCTGGGGACTGTTGGCGCTCGCCGTCTCTCCCCATCTCGCCGTGCTCGCCCAGCTCGGACTGTCGAGGGTGCGCGAATACGACGCGGACCTGCTGGCCGTCAGGCTCACCGGGGATCCCGAGGGGCTGGCCTCGGCGCTCGCCAAGATCGAGAGAGTCAACCGCTCGTGGCGGACGTGGCTTCTGCCGGGATGGGGCAACCCCTATCCCTCGTGGCTGCGGACCCATCCGCCCACGGAGGAGCGCATCCGCCGCCTGCTCGAAACGCAGCAGCAACAGCAGACACCGTGGCAGCACGACCCAATCGGCTTCACGGCCTTTTCACCGGTGCGGCCCAGGCCCCGCTGGCATCTCCACGGCCTGTGGCGATAA